The proteins below come from a single Burkholderiales bacterium genomic window:
- a CDS encoding endonuclease/exonuclease/phosphatase family protein: MFKVLQFNMQFGQSWDDAYPDYAPINLNLTIAEIRSQDADIVLLQEVEQVRPLGVQHNPPRNYTRLRKALVGYDGFFLAKQIDPRELPFGIGLAIFSKTPLRNTMSLDLPSPAIEFDFRGKKRTPTDRLLIGAKTAIQKRKLAVFNTHLLAFFMLNPSAEEQTSQRDLVIKQLRKSTGPTLLGGDFNVSKHESLVRQFANAGFKTVQTDEITWRRRPYVLDHIFYNQYLRLVSHAVKPTPASDHHMLIAEFDFVD; this comes from the coding sequence ATGTTCAAGGTTCTGCAGTTCAACATGCAGTTCGGACAGAGTTGGGATGATGCTTATCCCGACTACGCGCCCATCAACCTCAACCTTACTATCGCAGAAATCCGCAGCCAAGATGCTGACATCGTGCTGCTGCAGGAAGTCGAGCAGGTGCGTCCTCTTGGCGTACAGCACAACCCTCCGCGCAATTATACGCGGCTGCGCAAAGCGCTCGTAGGCTATGACGGATTTTTTCTGGCAAAACAAATTGATCCGCGCGAATTGCCGTTCGGCATAGGTCTCGCGATTTTCTCGAAGACGCCATTGCGTAACACCATGTCATTGGACCTGCCGTCGCCGGCGATTGAGTTCGATTTTCGAGGCAAAAAAAGAACGCCAACAGATCGGCTGCTGATCGGCGCAAAGACTGCGATTCAAAAACGCAAGCTCGCAGTGTTTAACACGCACTTGTTGGCGTTTTTTATGTTAAATCCATCTGCCGAGGAGCAAACGTCTCAGCGCGATCTCGTGATTAAGCAGCTGCGAAAATCGACCGGGCCCACGCTGCTAGGGGGCGATTTCAACGTCAGTAAGCATGAATCGTTAGTGCGGCAGTTTGCAAACGCAGGTTTTAAGACGGTGCAGACGGACGAGATTACGTGGCGTCGCCGCCCTTATGTGCTGGATCATATTTTCTACAATCAGTATCTTCGGC
- a CDS encoding pilin: protein MKQVRGFTLIELMIVVAIIGILAAVAIPAYQDYTARAQVSEAVELMSGGKTPYAEWFSDKGTWPTSTSSVMGNTIGKYVQGVQQLTAQGTTGVLQIMATMRQTASKLVAGGTLLLETPDGGKTWTCSNTGANSTILGKYRPSACR from the coding sequence ATGAAACAAGTACGAGGCTTTACCTTGATCGAGTTGATGATCGTGGTAGCGATCATTGGCATATTGGCTGCGGTCGCGATTCCGGCCTATCAGGACTATACGGCACGCGCCCAAGTGTCTGAAGCGGTCGAACTGATGTCCGGCGGCAAAACGCCGTACGCCGAGTGGTTTTCCGACAAGGGCACTTGGCCGACGTCAACTTCTTCGGTCATGGGCAATACCATCGGCAAATATGTTCAGGGTGTGCAACAGCTTACGGCCCAAGGAACGACGGGCGTGCTGCAAATCATGGCGACTATGAGACAGACTGCCAGCAAGCTCGTCGCTGGGGGAACCTTGCTTTTAGAAACGCCTGACGGCGGTAAAACCTGGACCTGCAGCAACACCGGTGCTAATTCCACAATTTTAGGAAAATACCGTCCTTCGGCTTGCCGTTAG